A window from Leptothermofonsia sichuanensis E412 encodes these proteins:
- a CDS encoding HNH endonuclease: MQTEQRQKIPILQNQVMVFSKNYLPLARINLKRAIVLLVTGQAETLEFSSTQQWEVRSPSVVLQVPDHIRLTSGNPERHWKVPPVNRREVFRRDNHTCQYCGSTRHLTLDHVIPRSKGGTHTWDNVVTACKKCNSCKGDRLLHETGMVLKTKPRAPVHPAIAFAEQFWKEQQPVDP, from the coding sequence ATGCAGACCGAGCAGCGACAGAAGATTCCCATACTCCAAAACCAGGTTATGGTCTTCTCTAAGAACTACCTGCCCCTGGCGCGAATCAACCTTAAACGGGCAATCGTGCTCCTGGTTACTGGACAGGCGGAGACTCTGGAGTTCAGCAGCACCCAGCAATGGGAAGTCCGCTCTCCCAGCGTCGTACTACAAGTCCCAGATCACATCCGGTTGACCAGTGGTAATCCAGAGCGGCACTGGAAGGTTCCTCCAGTTAATCGTCGGGAAGTCTTTCGCCGCGACAACCACACCTGTCAGTACTGCGGCAGCACCAGGCATCTGACGCTGGATCACGTGATTCCCCGCTCAAAAGGCGGAACCCACACCTGGGACAACGTGGTGACCGCCTGTAAGAAGTGCAATTCATGCAAAGGCGATCGCCTCTTACATGAAACCGGAATGGTACTCAAAACCAAACCCAGAGCACCCGTTCACCCTGCCATTGCGTTCGCTGAGCAGTTCTGGAAAGAACAGCAACCTGTTGACCCCTGA
- a CDS encoding alr0857 family protein, producing MLKLNYTDVGLFMERTMTNPELLIAQRVLLAMRLGQTLHIEPGRASFLLPADIPELKVLEIALQQEYGSTVTLIAIDEEFVEVGLSGIWIAAGKDAHEGMFLAVLSDSLSETLRERTEFLIYKLWQMSQVHIFSPA from the coding sequence ATGTTGAAGCTGAACTACACCGACGTTGGGCTGTTCATGGAGCGAACCATGACCAACCCCGAACTGTTGATTGCCCAGCGAGTTCTCCTGGCGATGCGGTTAGGGCAAACGCTCCATATTGAACCCGGTCGTGCCTCTTTTCTGCTACCTGCTGATATTCCTGAACTGAAAGTGCTGGAGATAGCGTTACAGCAGGAGTACGGCTCAACCGTCACCCTCATTGCTATAGATGAGGAGTTTGTGGAAGTTGGACTGAGCGGAATCTGGATTGCCGCGGGCAAGGACGCACACGAGGGGATGTTCTTGGCGGTGCTGAGCGATTCTCTCTCAGAGACACTTCGTGAACGTACCGAGTTCTTAATCTACAAGTTGTGGCAGATGAGCCAGGTCCACATTTTCTCTCCAGCATAG
- a CDS encoding IS1 family transposase (programmed frameshift) codes for MVLEPIHCPVCDGIEVIKHGTTPDGKQRYFCQNSGCHRRTFILQYTYQGYLPEVKQQISDMAMNGSGIRDTARVLHISPTTVIEELKKDRQLKAVNELKLAELEPAQSIVKLCQGEDTEAEADEMWSFVQSKAQQRWLWHAIDHHSGKILAYVLATHQDEAFLQLKALLEPFGIMQFYTDGWGTYERQLDPSLHTVGKQNTQKIERKHLTLRTRLKRLARKTICFSKSILMHDIVIGLFINRYEFGFAI; via the exons ATGGTATTAGAACCAATTCACTGCCCTGTGTGTGATGGGATTGAGGTGATCAAACACGGCACAACACCAGACGGCAAACAGCGCTACTTTTGTCAAAACTCAGGATGCCATCGGCGCACCTTTATTTTGCAATACACCTATCAAGGGTATCTGCCTGAAGTCAAGCAACAAATCAGCGATATGGCAATGAATGGGAGTGGGATTCGAGACACTGCCCGTGTCCTTCACATTAGTCCAACGACGGTGATTGAGGAATTA AAAAAAGATCGTCAACTCAAAGCCGTGAATGAACTCAAACTGGCTGAGTTGGAACCCGCTCAAAGCATCGTAAAGCTTTGCCAGGGGGAAGATACAGAGGCAGAAGCCGATGAAATGTGGAGTTTTGTCCAGTCTAAAGCCCAGCAACGTTGGTTATGGCATGCAATTGACCATCACAGTGGAAAAATATTAGCTTATGTGTTGGCGACGCATCAAGATGAAGCATTCCTCCAACTCAAAGCGTTATTAGAACCGTTTGGAATTATGCAGTTTTACACAGATGGTTGGGGAACCTATGAGCGGCAGCTTGACCCAAGTCTTCATACCGTTGGCAAACAGAACACGCAGAAGATTGAGCGTAAGCATTTGACTTTACGCACGCGCTTGAAGCGATTAGCTCGCAAAACTATTTGCTTTTCTAAGTCCATTCTGATGCATGACATTGTGATTGGGCTATTTATTAACCGTTATGAGTTTGGTTTTGCTATCTAA
- a CDS encoding helix-turn-helix domain-containing protein: MAGVTSVKVKESLDELIQQLQQVETPKDKERLQVLYWLKQEKPPSIGAIAKAIGKHRNTVGRWLLQYREGGVSAMLERKVSSGGVRKIPQWAEEALAKRLKNSEHGFASYGAVQQWLAEELGVEAEYHAVYQMTRYRLQAKLKVARPQNIKQDWVVF; this comes from the coding sequence ATGGCTGGAGTCACCTCGGTTAAAGTCAAAGAAAGTCTCGATGAGCTAATCCAACAATTGCAACAAGTGGAAACACCAAAGGACAAGGAACGCCTGCAAGTGCTGTACTGGCTCAAACAGGAAAAGCCACCCAGCATTGGTGCGATTGCCAAGGCGATCGGGAAACATCGCAATACAGTAGGGAGATGGTTATTGCAGTATCGGGAAGGTGGGGTGAGTGCCATGCTGGAACGTAAAGTGTCGTCTGGCGGTGTCCGCAAGATTCCACAATGGGCGGAAGAGGCACTGGCTAAGCGATTAAAGAACTCGGAACATGGATTTGCCAGTTATGGAGCTGTGCAACAGTGGTTAGCGGAGGAGTTGGGTGTCGAAGCGGAGTATCATGCGGTATACCAAATGACGCGCTATCGCCTCCAAGCGAAGCTGAAAGTGGCTCGTCCGCAAAATATCAAGCAGGATTGGGTCGTGTTCTAG
- the glmM gene encoding phosphoglucosamine mutase translates to MVLSPASTETLDASFVLPATSVLPTRQSIPVQPSDSPAKSVIGITAADRSPAGSGWGGLDLPESRLFGTDGIRGKAGELLTAPLAMQVGFWAGQVLQANAVSPGPVILGQDSRNSSSMLAMALSAGLTAAGLEVWDLGLCPTPGVAHLTSTSGAVGGVMISASHNPPEDNGIKFFGPEGSKLSLALQEQIEAALRGNIKGLPGIGVGQCGHHYYRPELTDSYLASLQQPLLPESVVTTLPLRGMKVVLDLAWGAAVKLAPLAFQALGAEVICLHARPDGDRINVNCGSTHLAPLKAAVKEHQADLGFAFDGDADRVLAVDTQDRTVDGDYILYLWGQMLRQMQQLPGNTIVATVMSNLGFERAWEKQGGKLIRAAVGDQYVHAEMMRSGSMLGGEQSGHILCRHYGVSGDGLLTALHLATLVQQSGIRLADLVDQSFQTYPQRLQNVRVDDRTRRLNWANCDPLQSAIAQAESAMGEQGRVLVRASGTEPVIRVMVEAITTDLVNFWTEKLSSVVQQHLAEA, encoded by the coding sequence ATGGTTTTGTCTCCTGCTTCGACAGAAACGCTTGATGCCAGTTTTGTACTGCCTGCCACTTCTGTACTACCTACCAGACAATCTATTCCTGTTCAGCCTTCTGACTCTCCTGCCAAATCGGTTATTGGAATAACGGCAGCCGATCGCTCACCGGCTGGGTCGGGCTGGGGGGGGCTGGATTTACCGGAGAGCCGCCTGTTTGGCACGGATGGAATTCGAGGAAAAGCTGGCGAATTACTCACTGCCCCGCTGGCAATGCAGGTGGGCTTTTGGGCCGGTCAAGTTCTGCAAGCCAACGCGGTTTCTCCTGGACCTGTTATTTTGGGGCAGGATTCCAGAAACTCCAGCAGTATGCTGGCAATGGCACTCTCTGCTGGACTGACGGCAGCCGGACTTGAGGTGTGGGATTTAGGGCTGTGCCCAACTCCTGGTGTGGCCCATCTCACCAGCACTTCCGGGGCAGTTGGCGGCGTGATGATTTCCGCCAGCCATAACCCACCAGAAGATAATGGCATTAAATTCTTTGGCCCCGAAGGCAGCAAGCTTTCCCTGGCGCTCCAGGAGCAGATCGAAGCAGCCCTGCGGGGCAATATTAAAGGGCTTCCAGGGATTGGAGTTGGACAATGTGGGCACCATTATTACCGCCCTGAATTAACTGACAGCTATCTGGCTTCGTTACAGCAGCCTTTACTGCCCGAAAGTGTAGTGACCACGCTGCCATTACGCGGTATGAAGGTGGTACTCGACTTAGCCTGGGGAGCGGCTGTTAAATTGGCTCCTCTGGCATTCCAGGCACTTGGAGCGGAGGTGATTTGTCTCCATGCCCGGCCCGATGGCGATCGCATCAACGTCAACTGCGGTTCCACCCATCTTGCACCTCTCAAGGCAGCCGTTAAAGAACATCAGGCTGATTTAGGGTTTGCCTTTGATGGAGATGCGGACCGGGTTTTAGCCGTTGATACTCAGGATCGCACGGTCGATGGAGATTACATTCTCTACCTCTGGGGACAGATGTTGCGACAGATGCAGCAGTTACCTGGCAATACCATTGTTGCTACGGTTATGTCCAATCTGGGCTTTGAGCGCGCCTGGGAAAAACAGGGCGGCAAGCTAATTCGGGCAGCCGTGGGTGATCAATATGTCCATGCTGAAATGATGCGCTCTGGCTCGATGCTGGGTGGCGAACAATCAGGGCATATTCTCTGTCGCCACTACGGAGTTAGTGGCGATGGACTACTGACCGCCTTACATCTGGCAACGTTAGTTCAGCAGTCGGGGATCCGGCTTGCTGACCTGGTGGATCAGAGCTTTCAGACCTATCCGCAACGATTGCAGAATGTACGGGTTGACGATCGCACTCGTCGCCTGAATTGGGCAAATTGCGATCCCCTCCAGTCTGCGATTGCTCAGGCAGAATCCGCCATGGGCGAACAGGGCAGAGTTCTGGTGCGTGCCTCAGGGACAGAACCTGTCATTCGGGTCATGGTCGAGGCCATCACTACTGATCTGGTCAATTTTTGGACAGAAAAACTATCATCCGTTGTTCAGCAGCATTTGGCTGAGGCTTAA
- a CDS encoding DUF7734 family protein — MSQLSRLEQYTEKCRQEVLLVSVDVGGESDQILIFRGFSSSLMRSTAPDPDTPVLPENARILTIDRLQGPYNPAQPQYLQQGLTWETMELLLANAGV; from the coding sequence GTGAGCCAACTATCCCGGCTAGAGCAATACACAGAGAAATGCCGCCAGGAAGTCTTACTGGTTTCGGTTGACGTGGGTGGCGAGTCTGATCAAATCCTCATTTTTAGAGGATTTTCCAGTTCCTTGATGCGCTCAACAGCGCCAGACCCAGATACGCCAGTGTTGCCTGAGAATGCCAGGATTTTAACTATTGATCGGCTCCAGGGTCCTTACAATCCAGCCCAGCCTCAGTATCTGCAACAGGGGTTGACCTGGGAAACTATGGAGTTATTACTGGCAAATGCAGGCGTCTGA
- a CDS encoding DUF3177 family protein, translating into MSTPPWLQPLIWTDYRLAILFTVALPLLLLIWAFVKKAEAIQTLLIIYWRVASLLAITVYLLIAAIPLGFISGWLARILIPISLWFWVDLNEEISEQPQSPLKLTFTVWRWAVSIYCVLGILAQLPVLSCAFMSHDDLLKTPLCNLWLQAPWAFREFFHGTTRPWFLGGIGLVGLVIYVIYLAYFVLVRLGKQGRSATGQ; encoded by the coding sequence ATGTCAACCCCTCCCTGGTTACAACCCCTGATCTGGACAGATTATCGACTGGCAATTTTGTTTACGGTTGCACTGCCACTTTTGCTGCTCATTTGGGCATTTGTTAAGAAAGCAGAGGCCATTCAGACCCTGCTCATTATTTATTGGCGGGTCGCAAGCCTGCTGGCAATCACGGTTTATCTTTTGATCGCGGCAATACCGCTGGGGTTTATTTCTGGATGGCTTGCCCGCATTCTGATTCCCATCTCTCTCTGGTTTTGGGTAGACCTGAACGAGGAAATTTCTGAACAACCTCAAAGCCCCTTAAAACTGACCTTCACCGTCTGGCGCTGGGCAGTTTCAATCTATTGTGTACTGGGAATCCTGGCCCAGCTTCCTGTTTTGTCCTGTGCCTTTATGAGCCATGATGACCTCCTCAAAACGCCTCTTTGCAACCTCTGGTTGCAGGCACCCTGGGCGTTTAGAGAGTTTTTCCACGGCACCACAAGACCCTGGTTTTTAGGAGGGATTGGGCTTGTTGGGCTGGTGATTTATGTGATTTACCTGGCTTACTTTGTTCTGGTCCGATTGGGTAAACAGGGACGATCAGCGACAGGGCAATGA
- a CDS encoding IS4 family transposase has protein sequence MQQITEFRQVLQPLLGWHGARLAFVAQFLIALLRTRTVNLSELAASFCGSAQIPSNYKRLQRFFSDFDLDYAAIARAVVCLMGIPQPWVLAIDRTEWSFGGSVFNILTLGICHQGISFPVVFLMLDNRGNSNTQERIDLLNEFFTIFGEDVRLRCLTSDREFVGREWIGYLLEDEPIPFRGRIRETETLSDGSKALNGRVLFADLKAGETKILRKRRQVWGHWVYVVGLRLDTQELLILVTNHSPHSALKDYALRWNLETLFGAFKTRGFCLEATHFIDDYRVRKLFALLTLALCWVMRTGVWRQAHKTIQLKSHGRKAQSLFRYGLDYLHNLLVNLDHKLDEFLDNLKLLSCT, from the coding sequence ATGCAACAGATTACCGAATTTCGCCAAGTTTTGCAGCCCCTCCTCGGTTGGCATGGTGCGCGGCTGGCATTTGTGGCTCAATTTCTGATCGCCCTGCTACGAACCCGTACGGTGAATCTGAGCGAATTGGCTGCTAGCTTTTGTGGTTCCGCCCAAATTCCGTCGAACTACAAGCGTCTCCAGCGCTTCTTTAGCGACTTTGATCTCGATTATGCGGCGATTGCCCGTGCCGTGGTCTGCCTGATGGGGATCCCGCAGCCTTGGGTGCTCGCCATAGACCGCACCGAATGGAGCTTTGGCGGTAGCGTTTTCAACATTCTCACCCTGGGCATTTGCCATCAGGGTATTTCCTTTCCGGTGGTGTTTCTGATGCTGGACAACCGCGGCAATTCCAACACCCAAGAGCGCATCGATTTGCTCAACGAATTCTTCACGATTTTTGGCGAGGATGTCCGCCTGCGGTGCCTGACGAGCGACCGCGAATTTGTTGGGCGGGAGTGGATTGGCTATTTGCTCGAAGATGAGCCAATCCCGTTTCGGGGGCGGATTCGCGAAACTGAAACGCTCAGTGATGGCAGCAAAGCCCTGAATGGCCGCGTCCTCTTTGCCGATCTCAAAGCGGGTGAAACCAAGATTTTACGCAAACGCCGTCAAGTGTGGGGACATTGGGTGTATGTCGTTGGTCTGCGGCTTGACACCCAGGAATTACTGATTTTGGTCACCAACCATTCACCCCATTCAGCCCTCAAAGATTACGCCCTGCGGTGGAATTTAGAAACCCTGTTCGGTGCGTTCAAAACTCGGGGCTTCTGCCTCGAAGCGACCCATTTTATTGATGACTACCGAGTCCGCAAGCTCTTTGCGCTCCTCACATTGGCGTTATGTTGGGTGATGCGAACGGGGGTGTGGCGGCAGGCGCACAAAACGATTCAACTCAAGTCCCATGGGCGCAAAGCCCAGAGTCTATTCCGATATGGCTTAGATTACTTGCACAACCTACTCGTTAATCTTGACCATAAATTAGATGAGTTCTTGGACAATCTCAAACTTTTGTCCTGTACTTAG
- a CDS encoding Calvin cycle protein CP12 produces MSDIKEKIEQELAEARAVCDASGSGSPECAAAWDAVEELQAEASHQRQVQPKNSLERYCDENPEAAECRIYDD; encoded by the coding sequence ATGAGTGATATCAAAGAAAAAATTGAACAAGAATTGGCAGAAGCCCGCGCTGTCTGCGATGCGAGTGGGAGCGGATCCCCCGAATGTGCAGCCGCCTGGGATGCGGTCGAGGAACTGCAAGCTGAAGCTTCCCATCAGCGGCAGGTGCAACCCAAAAACTCATTAGAACGTTATTGCGATGAGAATCCTGAAGCTGCTGAGTGCCGGATTTACGATGACTAG
- a CDS encoding TetR/AcrR family transcriptional regulator, with the protein MRTQQLPTAETETRTRILKSALRLFARRGYDGTTTRDLAEAADVAEGTLFRHFPNKKAILVEVATQGWVEILTDLLTELSEMGSYKAIAQVMRRRMLHLHQNADMLRVCFMEAQFHPDLRDRIQSEVIAKMTDVGEAFFQTAMDQGIYRPMDPRMVARVFLGMFTVAGFSQSTIMEPGTSAREMQEMAEGIADIFLNGVLAKGES; encoded by the coding sequence ATGCGAACCCAGCAATTGCCAACTGCCGAAACTGAAACACGCACCCGCATTCTTAAGTCGGCACTGCGTTTGTTTGCCCGGCGGGGATACGATGGTACTACTACCCGCGATCTGGCAGAGGCTGCGGATGTCGCAGAAGGGACTCTGTTTCGGCATTTTCCTAATAAAAAAGCAATTTTGGTTGAAGTAGCAACCCAGGGTTGGGTAGAAATCCTGACGGATCTGTTGACAGAACTCAGTGAGATGGGAAGCTATAAGGCGATCGCACAGGTAATGCGGCGGCGGATGCTACACCTCCACCAGAATGCCGATATGTTGCGGGTTTGCTTTATGGAGGCGCAGTTTCACCCAGATCTACGCGATCGCATCCAATCTGAGGTGATCGCCAAAATGACGGACGTGGGAGAAGCGTTTTTTCAAACTGCGATGGATCAGGGCATTTATCGCCCTATGGATCCCAGGATGGTAGCACGGGTATTTTTGGGAATGTTTACGGTTGCCGGATTCAGTCAGAGTACGATTATGGAGCCGGGCACTTCCGCCAGGGAAATGCAGGAAATGGCGGAAGGAATCGCCGATATTTTCCTGAATGGGGTCCTCGCAAAGGGCGAGTCATAA
- a CDS encoding ureidoglycolate lyase — METYLLKQIPALEITSDRFKPYGQVIVPSEDGKPYGPDDAQLHLQNGVPRFYIMRLRNRGRRFHKITRHQLCTQCLGALEGKNWWLGVAPPTSAPQPDWEVIEVFNIPGNCFIKLEIGTWHAGPYFEHSSVDFYNLELKDTNLVDHDTCNLLEHFGVEFEITVAGAN; from the coding sequence ATGGAAACTTACCTGTTGAAACAGATACCAGCTCTTGAGATCACATCCGATCGCTTCAAACCCTATGGTCAGGTTATCGTTCCTTCAGAAGATGGCAAACCCTATGGACCCGATGATGCCCAACTTCACCTGCAAAATGGAGTTCCTCGCTTTTACATCATGCGGTTACGCAACCGTGGGCGCAGGTTTCACAAAATTACCCGACATCAACTTTGTACCCAATGTTTGGGGGCATTAGAGGGAAAAAACTGGTGGCTTGGGGTTGCTCCTCCTACCAGTGCCCCACAGCCTGATTGGGAAGTGATCGAGGTATTTAACATACCCGGCAACTGTTTCATCAAGCTCGAAATCGGCACCTGGCACGCTGGCCCCTATTTTGAACATTCCAGTGTTGATTTCTATAACCTTGAACTGAAAGATACCAATCTGGTTGATCACGATACGTGCAACTTGCTTGAACACTTTGGGGTCGAATTTGAGATTACTGTTGCAGGAGCAAATTAG
- a CDS encoding phospholipid-binding protein, whose protein sequence is MSLSVSSPGLEQSGAGYSRDRLDSTTASLYFFKTIPPERIGLNGEYDHSGLAKRVIQRFRQHFLPQYLEQLSVTQRGAVVILSGRVTDRQTLDQMVEVALSVIGTWNVEYHRVQVGEH, encoded by the coding sequence ATGAGCCTATCAGTTAGCTCTCCAGGGTTGGAGCAGAGTGGGGCAGGTTATTCGCGAGACAGGTTAGATTCCACAACTGCGTCGCTCTATTTTTTCAAAACGATTCCGCCAGAGCGTATTGGCCTGAATGGAGAATATGATCACAGCGGTCTGGCAAAGCGGGTTATCCAGAGGTTCCGTCAGCACTTTTTACCTCAGTATCTTGAGCAGTTGAGTGTCACTCAACGGGGTGCGGTCGTCATCTTATCGGGACGAGTGACTGACCGTCAGACACTTGATCAGATGGTTGAAGTTGCTTTGAGCGTAATCGGTACGTGGAATGTTGAATACCATAGAGTTCAAGTGGGTGAGCACTAA
- a CDS encoding S-layer homology domain-containing protein, translated as MLSHHRSLVLFILVTCTLLAGCSNSSLGKALERSFAADPKLTEAQSQLSTTTGDGNQTARQATVVQLPDDFPTVIPRYPGAVLQAVVPAQGASVDAPKVETRWHSSDAGDRILSFYRETFQKNNWQILNQPESTRATGTVTARQNDLNVTVSVQPGSPVAVSRSGAGTADSAKASNTELVIQYSRDTSQPRNTAGPASPKLGNDLSTLSPFSGTTALGASGDSSAAQSQPVSGDIPFTDLNKTPAELRQYVEDVAKLGILSQAVSQQKQNQSQGGSLFEPNKTITRREYARWLMAANNRLYSDRPTQQIRLAQTSAQPVFKDVPRTDPDFPAIQGLAEAGIIPSSLAGDPTITTFRPNDPLTRESMLLWKVPVDTRQALPTANIETVKQTWGFQDAAKIDPRALRAVLADYQNGDLSNIRRAYGYTTLFQPKKPVTRAEAAATLWYIGFQGEGKSARGEGGKLKDEG; from the coding sequence GTGTTAAGTCATCATCGATCGCTTGTTCTGTTCATCCTTGTCACCTGCACACTGCTGGCTGGGTGCTCCAATAGTTCTTTAGGGAAAGCCCTGGAAAGATCATTTGCGGCTGACCCTAAATTGACAGAAGCTCAGTCACAGCTTTCTACAACGACTGGCGATGGGAATCAGACTGCCCGCCAGGCCACAGTTGTTCAACTGCCTGATGATTTCCCTACAGTGATTCCCCGCTATCCAGGGGCGGTTCTACAGGCTGTAGTTCCGGCTCAAGGGGCCTCAGTGGATGCCCCAAAAGTGGAAACGCGATGGCACAGTTCGGACGCGGGCGATCGCATTTTGTCCTTCTATCGCGAAACCTTTCAGAAAAACAACTGGCAAATTCTGAATCAGCCTGAGAGCACTCGTGCAACCGGAACGGTGACGGCTCGTCAGAATGACCTGAATGTCACCGTGAGTGTCCAGCCTGGCAGCCCAGTTGCTGTCTCTCGCTCTGGAGCAGGAACTGCTGACAGCGCAAAAGCTTCCAATACGGAACTGGTCATTCAATATAGCCGGGATACCTCTCAGCCCAGGAACACCGCAGGGCCCGCTTCTCCAAAACTCGGTAACGACCTTTCTACCCTTTCTCCCTTTTCTGGTACTACAGCTTTAGGGGCGTCGGGGGACTCCAGTGCCGCTCAGTCGCAGCCAGTGTCGGGTGATATTCCATTTACGGACTTAAACAAAACTCCAGCCGAACTCCGGCAGTATGTGGAGGATGTGGCAAAGCTAGGAATCCTTTCTCAGGCTGTTTCTCAGCAGAAGCAGAATCAATCTCAGGGAGGTTCCCTGTTTGAGCCAAACAAAACGATCACCCGACGAGAGTATGCCCGCTGGTTGATGGCGGCGAACAATCGACTGTACAGCGATCGCCCGACCCAGCAAATTCGTCTGGCACAAACTTCTGCGCAGCCAGTCTTTAAGGATGTCCCTCGCACAGATCCTGATTTTCCTGCGATTCAGGGGTTAGCAGAAGCGGGTATCATTCCCAGTTCCCTTGCTGGCGATCCAACCATTACGACCTTTCGTCCCAACGATCCGCTGACTCGTGAAAGTATGCTGCTGTGGAAAGTGCCGGTGGATACCCGTCAGGCGCTGCCCACGGCCAATATTGAAACTGTCAAGCAAACCTGGGGATTCCAGGATGCCGCCAAAATTGACCCCAGAGCTTTGAGGGCAGTCCTGGCAGATTATCAAAATGGCGATCTATCCAACATTCGCCGCGCCTATGGCTACACCACCCTCTTTCAACCCAAAAAACCTGTTACCCGGGCAGAAGCCGCTGCTACCCTCTGGTACATCGGATTTCAAGGAGAAGGGAAGTCAGCCAGGGGGGAAGGAGGAAAGCTAAAGGATGAAGGATAA
- a CDS encoding WecB/TagA/CpsF family glycosyltransferase, with protein MAEKFPRLPLLKKKSTTGDKVSILNVLIDNLTMQELLEQLESGVVLTPNVDHLMKLQHDREFFKIYQLADYRVCDSQVLMYAARILGTPLREKISGSDFFPAFCNFHKTNNDISIFLLGAAPGVADQARLRINRRTGREIVVDSYSPSYGFERNEEECLEIVDMINRSGATVLAIGVGAPKQEKWIFKYKDQLTNVKIFLAIGATIDFEAGTVQRAPRWVSNLGIEWLFRITQDPKRLWKRYLLEDLPFLWLLFKQMRGRYTSPFVALPEKLAELPTLPEISKLAGRHSPTRV; from the coding sequence ATGGCTGAGAAATTTCCGCGTTTACCTCTTCTTAAAAAGAAGTCAACTACAGGCGATAAAGTTAGTATCCTCAATGTACTAATTGATAATCTGACTATGCAGGAGTTGTTAGAACAGCTTGAGAGCGGAGTTGTTCTGACCCCCAATGTTGATCACTTGATGAAGTTGCAGCACGATAGGGAGTTCTTCAAGATTTACCAGCTCGCCGACTACAGAGTCTGTGACAGCCAGGTCCTGATGTATGCGGCCCGGATTTTGGGTACCCCATTAAGGGAGAAAATTTCAGGATCAGACTTTTTTCCCGCGTTCTGCAATTTTCACAAGACCAATAATGATATTTCTATCTTTCTTCTGGGAGCGGCTCCTGGAGTTGCTGATCAGGCTAGACTGCGAATCAATCGCAGAACCGGCCGAGAAATTGTGGTTGACTCCTATTCTCCCTCCTATGGGTTTGAGCGCAATGAAGAAGAATGTCTAGAAATCGTTGACATGATTAATCGATCCGGGGCAACCGTCCTGGCAATTGGAGTGGGCGCTCCTAAGCAGGAAAAATGGATTTTTAAGTATAAAGACCAGCTCACGAATGTCAAGATTTTCCTGGCGATAGGAGCCACCATCGACTTTGAAGCTGGCACAGTTCAACGAGCACCCAGATGGGTAAGTAATCTGGGCATCGAATGGTTGTTCAGAATCACTCAGGATCCGAAGCGCCTCTGGAAACGTTATCTGCTGGAAGATTTACCCTTTCTGTGGCTTTTATTTAAACAGATGCGGGGACGGTATACCTCTCCATTTGTTGCCTTGCCAGAAAAATTGGCAGAACTCCCCACCTTACCAGAAATCTCGAAACTGGCTGGTCGTCATTCCCCCACACGAGTCTGA